TTGCCCGCGTGTTTTACGGGTATTTTTACCGTAAGGTTAAGATTTGCGGGAATTGCCGTAAAGGGAACGGGCTCCAGTATGAATGTCTGAGTCTGGCTTGCAGGGTCGATAGAAGGAATTTTCCTGATTACTTTTGCCTGATGAATTTTTCCATCCGGAAGCCTCAGGCTGTATGTGCCCGAGCTGCTTATAAGAGAGGCATAGCGGAAAGGCACATTCAGCATAATTTTCAATGACCGGGGTTCTACAACTATGGCGAGCTTGTCGCCCTCTGATACGTAATTGCCCGACTGGAAGTCCAGTTCTGTTAAAACACCGCTTGTGCGCGAATGGAGTTTTACAAGTCCGGAGAACTCACCGCCTCCTAAGTTGATATTCACGCTGTCCTGGGCGCTGGCTTCCCTGGTTCTCATAAGAAAAAGGATGTCTCCCTTATTGATGGGGTCGCCGGGATTTTTATAGCTTTTAACTATATAGCCTGCGAAGGTTGCGCGGACAATCTCCTGGTTCTGGAACACTGTAGTGGCGTTTAAGTCTATGAATTCAGTCATATTTTCAACAACCGGGTGTATCAGGCTGACCGAAGCGCCCCGGAACTCTGAGGATTGTTCTTCTTCAGGATCTTTCTTTGCGCAAGAGGGCAGAAGGAGTAATGACAAATAAAGGAATATTAAAGCGCTTCTTTGGGTTAATCTCATCTTACCAGTTCCAATAGTTAAATTGATTGAGAGCCTGCTGATAGCCTGCAAAGGTCTGGATCTCAGCCTTCTTAAGCTCCAGGAAATTCCGGATAATGGTAATAAATTCCACCATAGTTAGTTCCCCGCGCATGAGTTCCGAGCGCGAGAGTCTTAGTATCTGTTCATAATCTTTCATCTGGCTTTGGATTGCGTTTATACTGCGGGAATAGACTTCCAGCTGGCCTGAGACTTCATTAAGTTTGTTCCGGATGGTAATTCTCTGGCTTTCGCGCTGTGCGGCGATGGTGTGGG
The DNA window shown above is from Ignavibacteria bacterium and carries:
- a CDS encoding HlyD family efflux transporter periplasmic adaptor subunit — its product is MRLTQRSALIFLYLSLLLLPSCAKKDPEEEQSSEFRGASVSLIHPVVENMTEFIDLNATTVFQNQEIVRATFAGYIVKSYKNPGDPINKGDILFLMRTREASAQDSVNINLGGGEFSGLVKLHSRTSGVLTELDFQSGNYVSEGDKLAIVVEPRSLKIMLNVPFRYASLISSSGTYSLRLPDGKIHQAKVIRKIPSIDPASQTQTFILEPVPFTAIPANLNLTVKIPVKHAGNAAALPKSSVISNETQTEFWVMKAVNDTLAVRLNIKKGIETDSLVQITDPPISKNDRFIADGAYGLPDTAKIIIKK